A part of Planococcus sp. MB-3u-03 genomic DNA contains:
- a CDS encoding ATP-binding cassette domain-containing protein: MAASVQLNHVTLKFKKFEALKDVSLTLEAGKIHGLIGRNGAGKTSLLSLIAAFREPTAGEVFVDGSTVFENPEKMEQVAFVYDKDYKEETEKAKKLIALASHYRPHFDMGYAEQLIERFKLPVNKPVNKLSKGMQSALNVVIGLASRAPITIFDEAYLGMDAPSREIFYKEILQDQEDHPRTFILSTHLVSEMDYLFDNVVIIDQGTVLLHEPYETIEAHGVSVTGAAQEVDIFTAGMKQLNEQQLGGTKSVMIYGNLGDAKRQEARAQGLEIGPVSLQDLFIHLTEEAN; this comes from the coding sequence ATGGCAGCCTCAGTCCAACTCAATCACGTAACATTGAAATTCAAAAAGTTTGAAGCCTTGAAAGACGTGTCACTGACATTGGAAGCGGGCAAAATCCATGGCCTCATCGGCCGAAACGGCGCCGGCAAGACCTCTTTGCTGTCGTTGATTGCCGCTTTCCGCGAACCCACTGCTGGCGAAGTATTTGTCGACGGCTCCACGGTGTTCGAGAATCCAGAGAAGATGGAGCAAGTGGCGTTCGTCTATGACAAAGACTATAAAGAAGAAACCGAAAAAGCGAAGAAGTTAATTGCACTCGCCTCCCACTACCGCCCCCATTTTGACATGGGCTATGCAGAACAATTGATCGAGCGTTTCAAACTTCCGGTCAATAAACCCGTCAATAAGTTATCGAAAGGCATGCAGTCTGCGTTGAATGTTGTCATCGGCCTTGCCAGCCGCGCGCCAATCACTATATTCGATGAAGCCTATCTTGGCATGGACGCGCCGTCACGTGAAATCTTCTATAAAGAAATCTTACAGGACCAAGAAGATCATCCGCGAACCTTTATCCTATCGACCCATTTAGTATCGGAGATGGATTATTTGTTCGACAACGTCGTTATCATCGATCAAGGCACCGTATTATTGCATGAACCGTATGAAACCATCGAAGCACACGGGGTATCTGTTACCGGTGCCGCACAGGAAGTCGATATCTTTACTGCAGGCATGAAACAGTTGAACGAACAGCAATTAGGCGGCACGAAATCCGTTATGATTTATGGAAATCTCGGTGACGCTAAACGCCAAGAAGCGCGTGCGCAAGGACTCGAGATTGGCCCAGTATCACTTCAAGATCTATTTATCCATTTAACCGAGGAGGCGAATTAA
- a CDS encoding GntR family transcriptional regulator, which translates to MVNSTDSAKPLFLQIRELIEDQIVNDQLKEGDQAPSTNQLVNFYKINHATVSKGITQLVDEGILFKKRGIGMFVAEGAKKTLVQQRKKAFVDNYVTGLVQEAEKLGITEQEIIELIKSTKGRDA; encoded by the coding sequence ATGGTCAACTCAACTGATTCAGCGAAACCTTTATTTTTGCAGATCCGCGAATTGATCGAAGACCAAATCGTCAACGATCAATTAAAAGAAGGCGACCAAGCCCCATCAACGAATCAATTGGTCAATTTCTACAAAATCAATCACGCAACCGTCTCAAAAGGCATCACACAGCTTGTCGACGAAGGCATACTATTTAAAAAGCGAGGGATTGGCATGTTTGTAGCAGAAGGCGCAAAGAAAACTTTAGTCCAGCAGCGGAAAAAGGCATTTGTCGATAATTACGTCACCGGGCTCGTGCAGGAAGCGGAAAAACTCGGCATTACGGAACAAGAAATCATCGAATTGATCAAATCCACGAAAGGGCGTGATGCATGA
- a CDS encoding Na+/H+ antiporter subunit G, with protein MNISMISEYIGVFLILAGSVMAVISAIGILRFPDAYTRSHAATKSATLAVLLSLIGAFIFFWASENFISVRLLLGIVFVFLTAPVSGHLIMRAAYRSNVKLTSISTEDALAEALNKKNTIEQKKGETALLFIGILSSGTVLKYYS; from the coding sequence TTGAACATAAGCATGATCAGTGAATATATAGGCGTTTTCCTTATTTTGGCGGGCAGCGTGATGGCCGTCATTAGCGCCATCGGCATTTTGCGTTTTCCAGACGCTTATACCCGTTCGCATGCCGCGACGAAAAGTGCTACGCTGGCCGTTCTCCTATCGCTCATTGGCGCATTTATTTTCTTTTGGGCAAGCGAGAATTTCATTAGCGTGCGTTTGCTGCTCGGAATTGTTTTCGTCTTTTTGACTGCCCCTGTCTCTGGCCACTTGATCATGCGTGCGGCCTATCGCTCGAATGTGAAACTGACAAGCATCTCGACAGAAGACGCCTTGGCCGAAGCGCTGAATAAAAAGAATACGATCGAACAAAAGAAGGGTGAAACTGCCCTTCTTTTTATTGGAATTTTAAGTTCTGGAACTGTTTTGAAATATTACAGTTGA
- a CDS encoding Na(+)/H(+) antiporter subunit F1: MIDIILTIALSLFVLAILLALYRIIRGPSMPDRVVALDMIGVNLISAVAVFSVFLKTHVFLEVILVVGILAFISTIALARFVERGDIVEHKHDQ; encoded by the coding sequence TTGATCGATATTATCTTGACCATCGCCCTTAGCCTATTCGTGCTTGCCATCTTGTTGGCGCTCTACCGCATCATACGCGGCCCTTCAATGCCAGACCGGGTTGTCGCACTTGATATGATTGGCGTTAACTTGATATCCGCCGTTGCCGTGTTTTCGGTGTTCTTAAAAACTCACGTCTTTTTAGAAGTCATCCTGGTCGTAGGCATTTTGGCGTTCATCAGCACCATTGCCTTAGCCCGGTTTGTGGAAAGGGGCGATATCGTTGAACATAAGCATGATCAGTGA
- a CDS encoding Na+/H+ antiporter subunit E, whose amino-acid sequence MPAQFLLNIMIGLLWTLLMDETAFYFSTFLTGYLIGLGIIFLMHRFFGTKFYLIRVYSTLKLLLIFIRELFQSSISIMKQILSPKLDIKPGIFTYEHNMEGDYELTTLALLLTLTPGSVILEVSPDNKVFYIHAMDVEKSRESLLSSIKTFETAIMEVTRN is encoded by the coding sequence TTGCCCGCCCAGTTTCTGTTGAATATAATGATCGGCTTATTATGGACCTTGTTAATGGACGAGACTGCATTTTATTTCTCGACCTTTTTAACAGGCTATTTAATTGGCCTCGGCATTATCTTTTTAATGCACCGCTTTTTTGGCACCAAGTTCTACTTAATCCGTGTCTATTCCACACTTAAACTGCTGCTGATTTTCATTCGTGAACTGTTCCAGTCAAGCATCTCCATCATGAAACAAATCCTTAGCCCAAAATTGGATATTAAGCCTGGGATTTTCACTTATGAACATAATATGGAAGGCGATTACGAACTGACGACCTTAGCTTTGTTGCTGACTCTCACGCCTGGTTCCGTGATTCTCGAAGTCTCGCCGGACAATAAAGTATTTTATATCCATGCGATGGATGTGGAAAAATCACGTGAATCCCTGCTCAGTTCCATCAAAACTTTCGAAACAGCCATTATGGAGGTGACGCGAAATTGA
- a CDS encoding Na+/H+ antiporter subunit D, translating to MNNIILIPMILPILAGVLLIFLRTYGRLQAWTSIAVMAVVAAAAVYLLNAIQTDGILRIDFGGWTPPFGISFVADSFAVLLVLTSSVVTVICLLHALVSTDKELVTMYFYPTVLFLIAGINGSFLSGDIFNLFVCFEVMLLSSYILLTLGGSKRQLREAIKYVSINIVSSWFFLIAIAYLYGAVGTLNFAHLSVRVAENGQEPLLTTISIVFLIVFSLKAGLLLYFWLPGSYSSPPVVTSALFGALLTKVGIYAMFRMFTLVFYHEPETTHNIIAVMAVLTLIGGSIGAIAHNDIRQIAAYNVVIAVGFILTGLAIATPDAIEGAIFYLLHDMVVKALLFLLIGTIILLTGTAQIGKMSGIIQNYPILGWSFFIAMLSLAGIPPLSGFVGKVLLSQGAIDSGSYILLAIALGSSLFVLYSLLKIFKNCFWGETIVSKDDQVPLRRGFLVPCLLLVALTIGIGLGAEGLSDYVSDAADTLLNPQVYIDAVLTEDFQ from the coding sequence ATGAATAATATTATTTTAATTCCCATGATCCTGCCCATTTTGGCAGGAGTTTTGTTGATATTTTTGCGCACATACGGAAGGCTCCAAGCGTGGACAAGCATCGCAGTGATGGCTGTCGTTGCAGCTGCTGCCGTTTATCTTTTGAATGCCATTCAAACTGACGGCATCTTGCGGATTGATTTTGGCGGATGGACGCCGCCTTTTGGCATCTCTTTTGTAGCAGATTCGTTTGCTGTCCTGCTCGTTTTGACATCATCTGTGGTGACAGTCATTTGCCTGCTTCATGCTCTCGTTTCGACGGATAAGGAATTGGTGACGATGTATTTTTATCCGACCGTCCTGTTTTTGATTGCCGGCATCAACGGCTCGTTTTTGAGCGGTGATATCTTCAATTTGTTCGTTTGTTTTGAAGTCATGCTTTTGTCGTCATATATTTTGCTCACTTTAGGCGGTTCCAAACGCCAGCTGCGGGAAGCCATTAAGTATGTTTCGATCAATATCGTTTCTTCCTGGTTCTTTCTCATCGCCATTGCTTATTTATATGGTGCAGTTGGAACTTTAAACTTTGCCCATTTGTCGGTTCGTGTTGCCGAAAATGGCCAAGAGCCTTTGTTGACCACGATCAGCATTGTGTTCTTGATCGTTTTTAGTTTAAAAGCCGGGCTGTTGCTGTACTTTTGGCTGCCCGGTTCTTATAGCAGCCCGCCTGTTGTGACTTCGGCATTATTTGGCGCTCTCCTGACCAAAGTCGGTATTTACGCCATGTTCCGCATGTTCACGCTGGTGTTCTATCATGAACCTGAGACGACCCATAACATCATTGCCGTTATGGCAGTGCTGACCTTAATTGGCGGCAGCATCGGCGCCATCGCCCATAACGACATCCGGCAAATTGCCGCCTATAACGTAGTCATTGCGGTCGGCTTTATTTTGACGGGGCTTGCCATTGCCACCCCTGATGCTATCGAAGGGGCCATCTTCTATCTACTGCACGATATGGTAGTAAAAGCACTGTTGTTCTTGCTGATCGGCACGATTATTTTATTGACAGGCACCGCCCAAATCGGCAAAATGAGCGGCATTATCCAAAACTATCCGATTCTCGGCTGGTCGTTTTTCATTGCCATGCTCTCGCTTGCCGGGATTCCGCCGCTCAGCGGATTTGTCGGCAAAGTCCTTCTTTCTCAGGGCGCAATCGATTCGGGCTCCTATATCCTATTGGCCATAGCGCTCGGCTCAAGCCTGTTCGTGCTGTACTCCTTGCTAAAGATTTTTAAAAATTGCTTTTGGGGCGAGACAATTGTCAGCAAAGACGACCAAGTCCCGCTGCGCCGCGGTTTTTTAGTTCCTTGCTTATTGCTTGTTGCCCTCACTATCGGTATTGGCCTCGGCGCGGAAGGTCTGTCGGATTATGTATCTGATGCTGCCGATACGCTCCTCAATCCGCAGGTTTACATCGATGCCGTGCTAACCGAGGATTTCCAATAA